A genomic region of Chlorobaculum parvum NCIB 8327 contains the following coding sequences:
- a CDS encoding FKBP-type peptidyl-prolyl cis-trans isomerase — MAQVKQGDKVRVHYTGTYDDGTVFDSSVERDPLEVTVGTGMVIQGFDRALVDMEPGQKKNVNIPAAEAYGPRAEELVAEIPRERIPENIQLEVGQQLQLSLADGGEAIVMIVDLSEKTVTLDANHPMAGMDLNFELELVEIL; from the coding sequence ATGGCACAGGTAAAACAGGGTGACAAGGTAAGGGTTCACTATACCGGAACCTACGATGATGGCACCGTTTTCGATAGCTCGGTGGAGCGCGATCCGCTGGAGGTCACGGTCGGCACCGGCATGGTGATTCAGGGCTTCGACCGCGCACTGGTCGATATGGAGCCGGGCCAGAAGAAAAATGTGAATATTCCGGCTGCTGAAGCCTATGGCCCGAGAGCCGAAGAGCTTGTGGCTGAAATCCCCCGTGAGCGCATCCCCGAAAACATTCAGCTTGAAGTAGGCCAGCAGCTGCAGCTCAGCCTCGCCGATGGCGGTGAAGCGATCGTGATGATCGTCGATCTCAGTGAAAAAACCGTCACCCTTGATGCCAACCACCCGATGGCCGGCATGGATCTGAATTTCGAACTGGAACTGGTCGAGATTCTCTGA
- a CDS encoding SapC family protein, with product MENEDKRTESYLPAYLHRCPFITTAQNGEQEPMVYFDKAYGGFNTKDGAGLFEDSAPSETLQKQKVMLTFGDDSPKNLTDLGSRR from the coding sequence GTGGAGAATGAGGACAAACGGACGGAAAGCTACCTGCCCGCCTACCTCCACCGCTGCCCCTTCATCACCACCGCGCAAAACGGCGAGCAGGAGCCGATGGTCTACTTCGACAAAGCTTATGGCGGTTTCAACACCAAAGACGGAGCTGGCCTGTTCGAGGATAGCGCACCAAGCGAGACGCTGCAGAAGCAGAAGGTGATGCTCACCTTTGGCGATGACTCGCCCAAAAACCTCACCGACCTGGGCAGCCGTCGATGA
- a CDS encoding zinc-ribbon domain-containing transport protein — MRTGFFSRFLVSATIAVLGLPCFSAELLARAGGGGGGGGIGDGGGFSGGGGNGIDYAFNGSRGYGAPGQFDFSVVFTVFFILFILFAFFSVVAKFRKKSNENAFGEPVPEATPDARIDNTPLFPGAPPGFDQSAFLAKVRKAFLEVQRAWSAQSTDMMRRFISDGVYQRFNTQFKMMRLLQQGNPLSNINISMAWVDRIEQDGRYDIVHAGIKASMTDRFICALNHDLDEEGTNEFVEYWSFIRKRGAAGKDMYETEQCPNCGAPLPKDMGEVCKCNYCNATINSGEFDWVLAEITQQDDYRRDGDRAEKMPGLDAKVAEMVTVYGDFSVQLVEDKASNAWMQMMTAKAMHNPAIMRRFVADDLFRQLAPKYEQNREIFNRIFLNRVTLIKAEQRDGKNILTFALTASIQRASLTGNSVRLIDPEIVEREEIMTLTRDATAGAGKGSIYQHTCPACGAPVKDTLDLKCAFCGSTLNSTANDWVVSGLTGR, encoded by the coding sequence ATGCGAACAGGCTTTTTCTCGCGATTCCTTGTTTCCGCCACCATTGCCGTGCTTGGCCTGCCATGCTTCTCCGCCGAGCTTCTTGCCCGTGCTGGTGGTGGAGGTGGCGGGGGCGGAATCGGTGATGGAGGTGGGTTTTCTGGCGGCGGTGGAAATGGTATCGATTACGCTTTCAATGGTTCTCGTGGTTATGGGGCGCCCGGCCAGTTCGACTTTTCAGTGGTTTTCACCGTCTTTTTTATTCTCTTTATCCTCTTCGCCTTCTTCAGCGTCGTCGCGAAATTTCGCAAAAAATCGAACGAGAACGCATTCGGCGAGCCGGTGCCTGAAGCAACGCCCGACGCGCGGATCGACAACACGCCACTCTTTCCCGGAGCACCTCCTGGCTTCGATCAATCCGCCTTTCTCGCCAAAGTCCGCAAAGCCTTTCTCGAAGTGCAGCGGGCCTGGTCGGCGCAGAGCACGGACATGATGCGCCGATTTATTTCCGACGGCGTCTATCAGCGATTCAACACCCAGTTCAAAATGATGCGCCTGCTTCAGCAGGGCAATCCGCTCAGCAACATCAACATCTCGATGGCTTGGGTTGATCGGATCGAGCAGGATGGCCGGTATGACATTGTCCATGCCGGCATCAAGGCGAGCATGACCGACCGGTTCATCTGCGCCCTGAACCATGACCTTGACGAAGAGGGGACGAACGAATTTGTCGAATACTGGTCGTTCATTCGCAAGCGCGGCGCGGCAGGCAAGGATATGTATGAGACCGAACAGTGCCCCAACTGCGGCGCGCCGCTGCCGAAGGATATGGGCGAAGTCTGCAAGTGCAACTACTGCAACGCAACGATCAACTCCGGCGAATTCGACTGGGTGCTCGCCGAAATCACCCAGCAGGACGATTACCGGAGAGACGGTGATCGTGCAGAGAAGATGCCCGGCCTCGACGCGAAAGTGGCTGAAATGGTGACGGTCTATGGCGATTTTTCCGTGCAGCTCGTCGAAGACAAGGCCTCAAACGCCTGGATGCAGATGATGACCGCCAAGGCCATGCATAATCCCGCGATCATGCGGCGGTTCGTTGCAGACGACCTGTTCCGGCAGCTTGCGCCGAAGTACGAACAGAACCGGGAGATTTTCAACCGCATTTTCCTGAATCGTGTGACGCTCATCAAGGCCGAACAGCGAGACGGGAAAAACATTCTTACCTTCGCGCTGACCGCCTCGATCCAGCGGGCGTCGCTCACCGGCAACAGCGTTCGGCTCATCGATCCGGAGATCGTGGAGCGCGAGGAGATCATGACGCTCACGAGGGATGCTACCGCCGGAGCCGGAAAAGGCTCGATCTACCAGCACACCTGCCCAGCCTGCGGCGCGCCAGTCAAGGACACGCTCGACCTCAAATGCGCCTTCTGCGGCAGCACCCTCAACAGTACGGCGAACGACTGGGTTGTGAGTGGGTTGACAGGACGTTGA
- a CDS encoding sodium-dependent transporter — MKRSEWGSRVGFVLAAIGSAIGLGNIWRFPYLCYENGGGAFLIPYLVALFTAGIPLLILEFGVGHERIGSAPLAFRKIGKQWEWLGWWPLLFTMFGIVLYYSVVIAWCIDFLFYSVKLAWGADSEAFFFKQFLQVSSGPTEISTIRTPILFGLLAVWALTWVIIMRGVSKGVELANMIFMPLLFVLTLVLVFWSLNLEGSMTGIVAYLKPDFSKLMDPKVWVSAYGQIFFTLSLGFGIMITYASYMPEKSNMTGSALITALVNSGFSLISGFGVFSILGFMATTQNVPVDEVVKESIGLAFIVYPKAISMIGDFGPMFGMLFFLSLTVAGVSSAISIVEAFASGLEDKFSINRKMLATLLCFLGFTGGVIFTTNGGLFWLDIVDHFINNYGLVLAGILECIVVGWFFNLDQIRKHLNKVSKIQLGPWWNWIIKLFLPLSLSVILLNQLIRELTTAYGGYTWASLIGIGWSWIVITFLVAFILAAQPWRTENHLEKGRGDEL; from the coding sequence ATGAAAAGAAGTGAGTGGGGTTCCAGGGTGGGATTCGTTCTCGCCGCCATCGGTTCTGCAATTGGTCTCGGCAACATCTGGCGCTTTCCCTATCTCTGTTATGAAAATGGAGGCGGCGCGTTTCTTATTCCCTACCTTGTCGCGTTGTTCACTGCCGGTATTCCGTTGCTGATCCTCGAATTCGGCGTCGGTCATGAGCGTATCGGCAGTGCTCCGCTGGCGTTCCGGAAGATTGGCAAGCAGTGGGAGTGGCTTGGCTGGTGGCCGCTCTTGTTTACCATGTTCGGCATCGTGCTCTACTACTCCGTGGTGATCGCCTGGTGCATCGACTTTCTCTTTTACTCGGTCAAGCTTGCCTGGGGAGCAGATTCCGAGGCCTTCTTTTTCAAGCAATTCCTGCAAGTCAGCAGCGGCCCGACCGAGATCAGCACAATACGAACCCCGATTCTTTTTGGCTTGCTGGCGGTGTGGGCATTGACCTGGGTCATCATCATGCGCGGCGTGAGCAAGGGGGTCGAACTGGCGAACATGATTTTTATGCCGCTCTTGTTCGTTCTGACGCTGGTGCTGGTGTTCTGGTCGCTCAACCTCGAAGGCTCTATGACTGGCATCGTCGCCTATCTCAAGCCCGATTTCTCGAAGCTGATGGATCCCAAGGTGTGGGTGAGCGCCTACGGCCAGATCTTTTTCACGCTGAGCCTCGGCTTCGGCATCATGATCACCTACGCCAGTTACATGCCCGAAAAGTCCAACATGACCGGAAGCGCCCTGATTACCGCGCTGGTGAACAGCGGCTTTTCGCTTATCTCCGGCTTTGGTGTCTTCTCCATCCTCGGCTTTATGGCCACGACCCAGAACGTTCCGGTCGATGAGGTGGTCAAAGAGAGCATCGGTCTGGCTTTCATCGTCTATCCGAAAGCGATCTCGATGATCGGTGATTTCGGCCCGATGTTCGGCATGCTGTTCTTCCTGAGCCTCACGGTTGCCGGCGTCTCGTCGGCCATCTCGATTGTCGAGGCCTTCGCTTCCGGCCTCGAGGACAAGTTCTCCATCAACCGGAAGATGCTTGCGACGCTGCTCTGCTTTCTTGGCTTTACCGGCGGCGTGATCTTTACGACCAACGGTGGCCTTTTCTGGCTCGATATTGTCGATCACTTCATCAACAACTACGGCCTGGTGCTCGCCGGAATCCTCGAATGCATCGTCGTCGGCTGGTTCTTCAACCTCGACCAGATTCGCAAACACCTCAACAAGGTCTCCAAAATTCAGCTCGGCCCTTGGTGGAACTGGATCATCAAGCTCTTTCTGCCGCTCTCGCTTTCAGTCATCCTCCTGAACCAGCTCATCCGTGAACTTACCACGGCATATGGTGGCTACACCTGGGCCAGCCTCATCGGCATCGGCTGGAGCTGGATCGTCATCACCTTTCTGGTCGCCTTTATTCTTGCGGCCCAGCCTTGGCGAACGGAGAATCATCTTGAAAAAGGCCGGGGGGATGAGTTGTGA
- a CDS encoding SPFH domain-containing protein, whose translation MALWNSVTGQLRSVIEWKNPAPGVLFERWTDNGDEIKNASKLIVGPGQGVIFVYEGKPQAAITEPGMTDLKTANIPFWTTITKFMQAFQSEHKVGIYFFRTAEILNQGWGTPGPIKYLDPQYKFPVGMRGYGNFSFRITDAGSFFVNIMGQRDELTIDELRTAIVARLVQPLTDFLAEAKFGYNEIDANRNEIADGVKEKVAPIFATLGFGLTDFRVENTDFDDDTKRRVGRVADMQAEAQAAQAVGVDFAKLQQLAALRDAAQNEGGAAGAGVGLGAGVGLGQAMAGMMSGMNTPQPATEDPVAKLSQLKQMLDNQLISQEEYDAKKQQILSQL comes from the coding sequence ATGGCGTTATGGAACTCAGTCACGGGGCAGCTCCGTTCGGTCATCGAGTGGAAAAACCCGGCTCCGGGTGTGCTTTTTGAGCGCTGGACGGATAACGGTGATGAGATAAAAAACGCATCGAAGCTGATCGTCGGCCCCGGTCAGGGCGTGATTTTCGTCTATGAGGGCAAGCCGCAGGCGGCCATCACCGAACCCGGCATGACCGACCTGAAAACGGCGAACATTCCGTTCTGGACGACCATTACCAAGTTCATGCAGGCGTTCCAGAGTGAGCACAAGGTCGGCATCTATTTTTTCCGGACAGCCGAAATCCTGAACCAGGGGTGGGGAACGCCGGGGCCGATCAAGTACCTCGACCCGCAGTACAAATTTCCCGTCGGGATGAGAGGGTATGGCAACTTCTCGTTCCGGATTACCGATGCCGGAAGTTTCTTCGTCAACATCATGGGCCAGCGCGATGAGCTGACCATCGATGAACTCCGGACGGCGATCGTGGCAAGGCTGGTGCAGCCGCTGACCGATTTTCTCGCCGAGGCCAAATTTGGCTACAACGAAATCGACGCCAACCGGAACGAGATTGCTGACGGCGTCAAAGAGAAGGTCGCGCCGATTTTCGCGACGCTTGGCTTCGGGCTGACCGATTTTCGCGTCGAGAACACCGACTTCGACGATGACACGAAGCGCCGCGTGGGGCGCGTCGCGGACATGCAGGCCGAAGCGCAGGCTGCGCAGGCGGTGGGCGTCGATTTCGCCAAGCTCCAGCAGCTCGCCGCGCTCCGCGATGCTGCACAGAATGAGGGCGGCGCTGCCGGTGCGGGCGTCGGACTTGGAGCGGGCGTCGGACTGGGGCAGGCGATGGCGGGTATGATGAGCGGCATGAACACCCCACAGCCGGCTACGGAAGATCCGGTGGCCAAGCTTTCCCAGCTGAAGCAGATGCTCGACAATCAGCTGATCAGCCAGGAAGAGTACGATGCGAAAAAGCAGCAGATTCTTTCGCAACTGTAA
- a CDS encoding SDR family NAD(P)-dependent oxidoreductase: MEAEEVKKLTLCITGSTDGIGLAAAKRFAADGHRVIVHGRDESRISDACAAIVQSTGVEAVGFVEADFTDLDAVCSMGRELVERYPGLDLLINNAAVYMPTRTFVQEGFETTFCVNYLAPVLLTSVVRPVLIANGGSVLNVSSMDHHSAVFDPVNMQGERSYSGYEAYARSKLFNIMLTIDLASGDDAIRSNSLDPGVIATKLLHAGWALAGDDVSVGGDDVFETVMEIARNDYNGEYFENARPAICSSVAQEPVARQELRELTGEMLSRFVP; this comes from the coding sequence ATGGAAGCTGAGGAAGTGAAAAAGCTGACCCTCTGCATAACCGGAAGCACTGACGGCATAGGCCTCGCGGCGGCGAAGCGGTTCGCTGCTGATGGGCATCGGGTGATTGTGCATGGGCGGGATGAATCCCGAATCAGCGATGCTTGCGCGGCAATTGTCCAGTCCACGGGCGTAGAGGCTGTTGGCTTCGTCGAGGCGGATTTTACCGATCTCGATGCGGTCTGTTCGATGGGGCGGGAGCTGGTCGAGCGCTATCCCGGTCTCGATCTGCTCATCAACAATGCGGCGGTGTACATGCCGACGCGGACGTTTGTGCAGGAAGGGTTCGAGACGACCTTCTGCGTCAACTACCTCGCGCCGGTGCTGCTGACCAGCGTCGTCAGACCGGTGCTGATTGCCAACGGCGGATCGGTGCTGAATGTGAGTTCAATGGATCATCACAGCGCTGTGTTCGATCCCGTCAACATGCAGGGCGAGCGGAGCTATTCGGGCTACGAGGCCTACGCGCGGAGCAAGCTCTTCAACATCATGTTAACCATTGACTTGGCCAGCGGCGACGATGCCATACGTTCCAATTCGCTCGATCCCGGCGTGATCGCTACCAAGCTGCTGCACGCTGGATGGGCGCTCGCCGGTGACGACGTGTCGGTCGGAGGCGACGATGTTTTCGAGACGGTGATGGAGATCGCGCGGAACGACTACAACGGAGAGTATTTCGAGAATGCCCGTCCCGCAATCTGCTCATCCGTTGCCCAAGAGCCTGTCGCTCGGCAGGAGTTGCGCGAGCTGACCGGGGAGATGCTGAGCCGGTTCGTACCCTGA
- a CDS encoding mechanosensitive ion channel family protein encodes MNTLDSIIGLLQSQLGIWLGPILFVFLAVVLYLGANSLFKRSVAFFRKQGLVGSLPFERLVWPFRLIVVLAGSALFLDYVSLPDVSLRLLKHLFLILSIVTAAWFIMRMLAVLEQFILSHYQSRSGQSEIAAKKVATNVSLARKILNALIIVLAVSGVLMTFDTVRQVGLSILASAGIAGVILGFAAQKSLGTLIAGIQIAISQPISIDDVVIVEGEWGRIEEITLTYVVVLIWDQRRMIVPITWFLDKPFQNWTRTSTELLGTVYLYVDYAIPVESIRQELESIVASTPLWDKRVVRLHVTKATDKTVELRALMSAANSSDLWELRCLVRERLIDFIRINYPAGLPKVRMEVEGGAPVAVAVQE; translated from the coding sequence ATGAACACGCTCGATTCGATTATCGGTCTGCTTCAGTCCCAGCTCGGGATATGGCTTGGCCCGATTTTGTTCGTTTTTCTTGCTGTGGTTTTGTATCTCGGGGCCAACAGCCTTTTCAAGAGAAGCGTCGCGTTTTTCCGCAAGCAGGGGCTTGTTGGTTCGCTGCCTTTCGAGCGGCTTGTCTGGCCGTTCCGGCTGATTGTCGTGCTTGCCGGTTCGGCTCTTTTTCTCGACTACGTTTCGTTGCCCGACGTTTCGCTTCGCCTGCTGAAGCATCTTTTCCTGATCCTGTCGATAGTTACGGCGGCCTGGTTCATCATGCGGATGCTTGCCGTGCTCGAACAGTTCATCCTGTCCCATTATCAGTCGCGGAGCGGGCAGAGCGAAATCGCGGCCAAAAAGGTTGCGACCAATGTGAGCCTGGCGCGCAAGATCCTCAACGCGCTCATCATTGTGCTTGCCGTCTCGGGCGTTTTGATGACCTTCGACACGGTTCGTCAGGTCGGCCTAAGCATTCTCGCCTCGGCGGGTATTGCGGGTGTGATCCTCGGTTTTGCTGCTCAGAAGAGCCTCGGCACCCTCATTGCCGGAATCCAGATCGCCATCTCCCAGCCCATCAGCATCGACGACGTCGTGATTGTCGAAGGGGAGTGGGGGCGCATCGAAGAGATTACGCTGACCTACGTCGTCGTGCTGATCTGGGATCAGCGCCGTATGATTGTGCCCATCACCTGGTTCCTCGACAAGCCCTTCCAGAACTGGACGCGAACCTCCACCGAACTGCTCGGTACGGTCTACCTCTATGTCGATTACGCCATTCCGGTGGAGTCGATCCGCCAGGAGCTTGAGAGCATCGTTGCTTCCACGCCGCTCTGGGACAAGCGGGTTGTCCGGCTGCATGTTACCAAAGCCACCGACAAGACCGTCGAGCTTCGCGCCCTCATGAGCGCGGCCAACTCTTCCGACCTTTGGGAGCTTCGCTGCCTGGTGCGCGAGCGCCTTATCGATTTCATCCGCATCAACTACCCCGCCGGCCTGCCCAAGGTGCGCATGGAGGTCGAAGGCGGAGCGCCAGTCGCCGTTGCCGTGCAGGAGTAG
- a CDS encoding DUF4349 domain-containing protein, with translation MKTPARYFLSLFLLLAMMACSGQSKRYEAENADFPASSSRIVAESFMPQPAPEVAGQDGGGPATEQNLVQKISQQIIRDGQAVFETNDLKKTKTWIESLVQKHKAYLSLDEQSKGSDRIEQRMIVRIPADRFDAFVADLEKGVVKFDSKSITATDVTEEFIDVSQRLRLKKETEERYIALLEKAKSVQDVLETEKYIGQVRAEIESLEGRLKYLQNRIGLSTLNITFYQLKPEVQEFTSRIGLAFSEGWNNFLFFLLGVISLWPFLLAGVLLVGTVRFLWKLRK, from the coding sequence ATGAAAACCCCTGCCAGATATTTCCTCAGCCTGTTCCTCCTGCTCGCTATGATGGCTTGCAGTGGGCAGAGCAAGCGGTATGAAGCCGAAAACGCGGACTTTCCAGCGTCCAGTTCGAGGATTGTTGCTGAATCATTCATGCCGCAGCCAGCTCCCGAGGTTGCCGGGCAGGATGGCGGTGGCCCAGCTACAGAGCAAAATCTTGTCCAGAAGATCAGCCAGCAGATCATCCGCGACGGGCAGGCCGTGTTCGAGACCAACGATCTGAAAAAGACCAAAACATGGATCGAGAGCCTTGTCCAGAAACACAAGGCGTACCTCTCTCTTGACGAGCAGAGTAAGGGTTCAGACCGCATCGAGCAGCGCATGATAGTCAGGATTCCTGCTGACCGGTTCGATGCTTTTGTCGCCGACCTCGAAAAAGGCGTTGTCAAATTTGACAGCAAGTCGATTACCGCCACCGACGTGACCGAGGAGTTTATCGACGTATCGCAGCGCCTCAGACTCAAAAAAGAGACCGAGGAGCGTTATATCGCTCTTCTCGAAAAAGCCAAATCGGTGCAGGATGTGCTTGAAACCGAAAAGTACATCGGCCAGGTGCGGGCTGAGATCGAGTCGCTCGAAGGCCGCTTGAAATACCTGCAGAACCGCATCGGCCTCAGCACCCTCAACATCACCTTCTACCAGCTCAAGCCCGAAGTGCAGGAGTTCACATCCCGCATCGGCCTGGCGTTCAGCGAAGGGTGGAACAACTTCCTCTTTTTCCTGCTCGGCGTTATTTCGCTTTGGCCATTTCTGCTTGCCGGGGTGCTGCTTGTTGGGACGGTTCGTTTTCTATGGAAGCTGAGGAAGTGA